CTTCGAACGAGACGAGAACCGCCCGTCGCTCGAGATCGAGGCTCGAGCCACGGCGCCGACAGCTTCGACCTCGATCCACACCCAGACGTGCTCCGGGCGCTCGTCGGCCGGAACGAGAGGGGTGCTCGTGACCGACGACATCGCCGTCCTCGAGACGAACCTCGAGCCACGCGACGCCGAAAGTCATAGCCTACAGGACGAATTTATGGACGCGGGCGAGCGTGGCGTTTCGATCCTGCCGGCGATGATGAAGAAGTTCCGCCCTGGCGACCTCGTGAAGATCATCTGCAAACCCAGGCATCGCCAGCGCGTCGCTCGAGCGCTGACCGAGAAGACGGGACATTAGGTGTTCGTAATGCAGGGATCGGGGCGACGCATCGATGGATTGCACAGCAAGAGTTCGAGACGGAGGGTTGGTACTCGACGGCGAAACCCACGAAGTGACTGTGAAATAGCGAGCGATGCCGACGGCGAGATTTACGACGTCAGTGCCGAGTGCGAGGACCGAAGGTAGTTGCTCGAAAAGTCGATTTGTCGAATCGAAGTGTGATTCAACAGGCAGAAACGACTGTACTCACTTCCACTAGCTAGGACCCTCACCGCAAGTCAACACATCAAAAAATAAGCAGAACGAATATGGACCGGGTTTATCCTTCAGTTGCGTTCAGGTCGACGTCAGCATTGATCGCATCGACGATGTCAGCGATCGAGTCCTCGCTCAGGTCGACGGTCTCGTTACCGTTGTCAGTGCCGTCGTCGACACCGTCACCGGCGTTGACTTCGTTATCTTCGACTTCGACTTCCTGTTCGGGTTCGACGTTCTGCTCGGCGTCGACGCTCGAGTCCGCATTAGCGTCGATCTGCGCAGCGTTGGTCTGGTCGACGTCCTGGTTCTGCGCGACTTCAGCAGTGGAGAACGCCGTAGCGCCAGTGCTGGCACCGTTATCGGTAGCCGTAGCGCCGGCACCGCTACCGCTCTTGTACTTAGCGTGATCCGCGGCGCCCGCAGCGCCGGCACCGCCGCCGTTACCGGAGCTACCAGCGACCGCGTCACCGGACGTCGCGCTGGCCGTCTGCGCGTTGTTGTTGGTCTGGTCGACGCTCACTTCGGTCGTCGCGTCACCGGACTCGATGTCCTGCTCCGCATCGACGTCCTGATCGAGGAGGTCTCCGTCGAAGAGATCGTCGGTTTCGTTGTCTCCGTTGTCCTGTGCAGCTGCCGTTCCAGCGAGTGCCATCGCCGCAACGGCGATCATCGCTACCGTCAGTGTGATTGCGAGTGCGCGCTTCATATTGATGAGTTTCGTGTTTATGAGGCACGCATCACACGGGGGTACCAGCTCCGCAACGGAGCGTCGACCGCTATCCGCAGGCCGCCGCTCGTCGCGGGAGGTACCAACCGACTCCCGACGCATCCCCGCTGTGACGCGTTGCCCAGTCGCTGCTCATCACGGAGTTCCACTTCAACCCGGACCACAGTTTCAGGGGAAGACTCGCATTAGAAGTTCTGCAACCGTTGATCTCTATCTGTTGGGTCGGCTTTCACTCGCTGCAACTGTCCCTCCCAATCGATACGATCAGCTTAGCGAACCGTTCGTTCCTCGTTCCGGCAACGGCATCACGCGGTGCCGTCCCCGAAATACCGAGTATGAACTGCGAGGGTTTGCGACCGGCTTCCAGTAACCACGGCCTTTGCGCCGTGAAACAGTCCCCAATTTCGATACGTAGCCGGCGATTTCGAGACCTCGAGACCGTCAGTGACGGCTGTATAGCATTTGAGATGGGTTAGCACACCATCAGATCGAGCGGGCCGCGATCGAAGTTTCCCCCTTCCGGTCGTAAGTTCCACCCTTCGGAACGGTAGGTCGCTTCATATTTGCCGAAACTGACAGATAACAAAGTCTGTCATCGGGATACGACGGTTCACGCCGTGGAGTTACAGAAAGGAAGACTCTCACGGTTCACGTCAAACGAATCATGACAAACACGACGACGATACGTTCACAGTGTACGACGGTTCTTATGGCATGTATAGTCGCCGTAGCGATGCTCTCGGTCGGCGTGCCGGCGGCCGCAGCCGCCGAAGACGCCGAGACTGAGGGCGACGGCAGCGCTGGTACGCCCTACGCGCTCGAGGACGACGAAGGCCTGTACCTGGTCTTCGGCGCCGAGCTGGGAGACATGACCCTCGAGGAGTACATCGAGGAGCACGCGTCCGGCGATCAGATGGACGACGTCGAGATCTCCCAGTACCAGGACGTCGACCAGGTCAACATCAACCAGCAGGAGAACGCGACGTCGATCTCGATCGACGGCGGCGAGGCCACGGCGGTGCAGGAGGCCTCGCAGTACAACGATAACGAACAGTACGCGGACGCGAACGCGGACAACACGCAGGCGGTCCAGACGGAGTTCGAGGACGTCGGCGAGGTCACGATCCTCATCGGCGACGGCGACGGCAAGTCGTTCGACGGCTGGGGCATCGCCGACAAGAAGGGCCACAAGCCCGAGATCGACAACGCCGACCAGACGGCCGAAGCCGAAGTGACGCAGGTCCAGGAAGTTGCCCAGCTCAACTACAACGAGCAGAACATCGCGTTCGCGATCGCGGAGAACGGCAGCGAAGCGACCGCGCTCCAGCAGTCCCAGCAGTCCAACGAGAACCTGCAACAGGGCGTCGCGAACGCGACCAACGTCTACACGGGCAACGGTCAGTTCGAGGACCAGGCCGCAGAAGCGGCGGTCCAGCAGGGCCAGGCCGTCAGCCAGGAGAACATCAACCAGCAGGACGGCGCCGTTGCGATCGCCGTCGGCAACGACAGCGTCGCGACCGCGATCCAGATGACGGAGCAGACCAACCTCAACGAACAGATCGGCAACGCGACCGCCGAAAACGTCATCCAGTCGCTCGGCGGCATGAACGTCGCCACGGCCGGTCTCGACGACGACACCCAGGTCCTCGACACCGAGCGCTCGGTCGAGACGCTGCTCGCCGACAAGGAGGGCGACCACCACAAGAAGAGCGACGAGAAGGTCCAGACGGCCACCTCCGAAGTGGCCCAGAACCAGACCGCCGAGCAGATGAACGTCAACCTGCAGAACACGGCGCTGGCGCTCGCGACCAACGAGAGCAACGCCACCGCCGTCCAGTTGGCCTACCAGTCCAACATCAACTCGCAGGTCGGCGCCGCCGACGCGCTGAACGTCTACGCCGGCCCGAGCCACCAGTACGAGAACGCGATCGTGACCTCGACCACGAGCGTGACCGTTGGCGGCGAAGACGTCGACGGTATCGAAGGGATCTCGTACGACAGCGACGCGCAGCAGACGAACGATCCCCAGCAGCACGCGAGCGCCCAGATCGCGCAGGTGCAGTTCATCACGCAGGAGAACGTCAACGAGCAGCACGCCGCCATCGCCGTAGCCGAAAACGGAGATGACGCCGACGCTGCGCAGGTGACCATGCAGGAGAACGAGAACGTCCAGTTCGGGTCCGTCGCCGCGACGAACCTCTGGGCTGCAGCGTAACTGAACCGTTACGCGATCGTCGTTCGACCGGCTACCGACTCCGTTTCGATATTCTGTTTTTTGCCGTCCGTCCCGCGAATCGAGCCGCGCGACTCCTGTCGGCAGCGAGCGTCACCGATGATTCCGTCCCGCCTTATCCGCACGACGGCTCCTGCGACGGCCCAAAATCAAAACGCGCGTCGCGCGTACGGTTCCAAAAAATGGACTGAGACAGGCGTTCTCGTCGAGGCGAATCGAACCGAGACCGATCAGTCGAACATCTCGCCGACGTTCGCGAGCGTCTGGTCGACGATGTCGGTGCCGAAGTCGGTGTCGATGAAGTCGTCACCGCCGTCGACGGCGTCGCCGTCCTCGTCAGATAGGTCGCCGGTTCCGTCCGTCGCAAATGACGTCTCGGTCTCCGTCACACTCTCCTCGATCGTCTGCGAACTCTCGTTTTGAACCGATACGTTCTCGGTTGCTTCGCCGGTCTCGACCGACTCCGAGACCGATTCGCTTTCCTGTGCTGTTGCCGCTCCGATGCCGAAGGTCATCGCCAGCAATCCGACGACGACCATCGCCGTAAGTAACCGCTGACCGATCTTCCGTCCAATCATGGGTATCTGCCCGCAGCGGGCAGCGGCGATTCACCGGAAGCGGGAATAAACGAAGGCAATCGTTTGCAAGCCAAACACGCGATTGCGACGCTGTAGTCGAAACTTTGCACGGCGATCGAGTCGCCGTCCGATCGTGTGACCGGAGTGAAAGATCGACGGCTGGCAGCGCGGTAAGGGGAGCCAAATCGGTTGCCGATCGCGGTTCCCACGCGTGATTACACGTCGCACCGGCGCGTTCTCGCGCCCGCGCTCGAGGCGTCCCAAGCCCCAAGCGGCGACGCCGACCCGGCCGACCGTCCGTCGGGAGGCGTGACGGTCACGAACCGATGAAAAAGTGG
The DNA window shown above is from Halopiger xanaduensis SH-6 and carries:
- the larC gene encoding nickel insertion protein, whose protein sequence is MTDDIAVLETNLEPRDAESHSLQDEFMDAGERGVSILPAMMKKFRPGDLVKIICKPRHRQRVARALTEKTGH